A region from the Cucumis sativus cultivar 9930 unplaced genomic scaffold, Cucumber_9930_V3 scaffold47, whole genome shotgun sequence genome encodes:
- the LOC116405938 gene encoding E3 ubiquitin-protein ligase UPL6-like translates to MDLLLFFARNRFRIRRNHILEDAFSQMSALSEVDLRGSIRVSFVNEFGVEEAGIDGGGIFKDVMENITQAAFDVQYGLFKQIADHLLYPNPGSGMIHEQHLQFFHFPRSSFGKGHV, encoded by the exons ATGGATCTCTTGCTGTTTTTTGCCAGAAACCGGTTTAGAATTCGACGAAATCATATATTGGAAGATGCTTTCAGTCAGATGAGTGCATTGTCTGAAGTTGATCTTCGAGGATCG ATACGTGtgtcttttgttaatgaatttggAGTTGAGGAGGCAGGAATTGATGGTGgtggtatttttaaagatgtcaTGGAGAACATTACACAGGCAGCCTTTGACGTGCAGTATGGTTTATTTAAG CAAATTGCTGACCATTTGCTCTACCCCAATCCTGGTTCGGGAATGATACATGAGCAACATCtccagtttttccattttcctcgAAGTTCTTTTGGCAAAG GTCATGTTTGA